The sequence TTGTTCCGCCCATTGGCCGCCGGTCGGCCCGGCTTCCATCGGATTGGACAAAAGCGGACCGAACCATTCCGGTTTGGACGTGGCTGTGCCGGTCAAAGCGAAAAACACCACAAGCACTGCCGTCCAGACGGCCAGCCAGCCATGCAGCTGAAACAGCTTGTCGCGCCATCGGCCGCGCAAAACCGGTTTGCGCATCTTTTTCAGCGCCGAACCCTTTTTCGGCCACCAGAGCCATATCCCGGTGATCGTGAAGCCGACGAGGGAGAGGCCCAATATCGAGACAAAAACCACGCCCCAATCGCCCATCAACAATTCAAAATGAAAATCGATCATGTCGTGGCTAAACGCATCGCCCAGCAAGAAAGAGCCCTTGCCCTCGCCTGTCCAGGGATCCACGCTAACCATCAACGGATTGAGCGGATCACCGCCCTCTTCGATACCAAAGACCAACGTGGTCGACACTGTAGGAATCCGGCTATGGGGCATCAGCACCCCGCCGACCATGAACGTTTCACCCTGATAGTCCCGCGCTGCGGCAAGCATCTCGTCAATTTCAATATAGGCGGAGCCGGTGGCAGGCGCTTCTGCCTCCAGAACATCACCATATTGGGCGATAAACATCTCGCTCATAAACGCCAGACTGACGCCGGAACCCGCGACGAGCACGAGGAACAGCGCCAGAACAGCGCCGATCCAGCCATGTGTCAGGCGGAAAAATCGACGCGCGCTCATCAGAAGGTCATTTCCAGACCGATGCCATATTCACGCGGATCGCCGAGCGAGGCATTGCCGGCCCGGAACTGCCAGACCTTATAATGCTCATTGGTGGCGTTGCGCAGATAGACAAAGGGGCTGACCGATCCAAAATTATAGGCGGCCTTGGCATCAATCAATGTTACACCGTCAATCTCGAAGGCCGGATTGTTCGCGTCATCGCTATAATAGCTCGAATTGTGACGCAGCCCCAGATCCAGCGTCAAAGGCTCGATCGGATTGAGGTGCACACCCAGCGCCACATTAAACTGCGGAGCGCGCTGAAATTCCTTGCCCAGCATCGGATCGGCCGGAAGCAATGTTTCCGTAATCTTGGATTCTTGCAAGCCCATGGACGCGCGGAACTGAACCGCCGGACTAGCTTTCCAGACCGCTTCCAATTCCAGTCCATAGCTCTCCGCCGATGGTGCGTTGGCAAATTCGGTATATTCCACGATCGTACCATTGGCTGCGGCTGCGGTCGAAATCAGCGGCCGCTGGGCATTGGTGAAATCGGTGTAGAAGAAGTTGCCGGTTAACAGCAGATCACCGTCGGCCAAGCTGGCCCGCGAGAACAGCTCATAGGACCATAGAGTCTCTGCGCCAAATTCATCAATGTCACCGGTCACGAAAGAAATCGTAGTGCCGCCCGGGTTAAAGCCTTTTCGTGCGGTCACGCCGATGACAACATCCTCGTTAATGTCATAAGCAAGTTCCGCCTTGGGCAGAAACGCGTCGAATGTTTTATCATAATCGAGAGATACCGGCCCCAGCGCACCTTCCCTGTCCTGATTGTCCTGCTGCCAGCGGGCACCTACAGTCAGATGCAGGGCTGGTGTCAGGTCAAGCGTAGCTTCACCGAAGATACCGAAGCTGCGCTGGCTGTCGACAAAATCGCCAAAACCGAGAAAAGCCGAAAGATCGCTGATTTCATCCTGATCGGCCGCAAAATAGGAGATGCCGAACAACCCGCTCAGCTTTCCGTCCGTTGGCGCAAAGCGCAGCAGTCCCTCGATCGAATATTCATCCGCCTCGACGAACGAGTTACCGGCGCCCGGGGGCGAGAAACGCTCGCTTGTCGAGTCGGCATAGGTGCCGGTGACACTTGCCTGCCACGCATCGGAGAAAGAATAGTTCGCCTCAAACACCAGGGAATCCACCTTGGTTTCCCAATGCGCCCCGTTTTGTACAGCCTGAAAACGATCTTCGATCGGGTCGTCAGCGGTTTCGCTCTGCGGATTATTGGCATTGAGATGCGCGTAGGTGAGCAACAATTCCAGATCCGGAATGGCCGTCGGGGTGAACAGCAATTTCGCGCGGACATTGATAAAATCGTCATCTTCGCGATTCACACCGACAAAAATATCGGGATCAGCATAGTTCATCCAGCTATCATGTTCGCGCCGGTCGACCGATATCCGGGCGGCCAGCTGATCCTCGACCAGCGGGCCGGAGAGCGCGAGAGATGTCTGGACCGTATCATAATTGCCGACGATCGCGCGGGCGGCGCCCTCAAATTCGAAGGTCGGATCCTTGGTTTCGACAAAAATCGCACCGGCGATCGCGTTACGGCCCTGGGTAGTGGTCTGTGGCCCGCGGAAAACTTCGATGCGCTCGACGTCCCAGATCGGTCCAAGACCATAGATAAATTCATTATAGTTCAGCGCACGACCGTCGAGCCGCAGCGTCGCGCGGGGGCGTGTACCACCCAGAAACGCATTGGCACCGATCAACACGCCTGTCGTGTCCTGACCGCGAATGGTTACCCCGAGATCGCCAGAACCGCGCTGCACATTGGCCACAATGTCAAGAATCTGCTCTATCCGGTCGGAGCCCGCCTGCTCGGCAAGACGCGCGGAATCGAAAACCGCAACACTGGAAGCCGTATCGAGAAGCGAGCGTTCGATCCGTTCGCCTGTGACGGTGATTAGTGCTTCATCATTGGAAGCCTGCTCTTCCGCCAGCGCCGGGCTGGATAAAGCCAAGGCGCTGCCACCGGCAAGATACAGCGCTGTCAAAGCGCGGCGCGATACAAAATTCTTCATGATGCCCCCTTATGCGAATCGTTCGCAACTACTAGGCGGCCGAGGCAAGAAGTCAATGCGAATGATTATCAATATTAATAACGACTGACACCAGTTCACAATCGGGGATAGAGCCGCTGTCAAAGCGCCACCCACCCGCCAAACAGCCGGGCAAACGACAACACTGCTTCATGAGATGTTTATAAGGGAAGACGGCAACGCCGGCGTGCAAGATGTTTGGGTCATACATGCCGCCGGCGGGGATTGCCAAAATATAAAATGGTCGGGGAGACAGGATTTGAACCTGCGACCCCCTGTACCCAAAACAGGTGCGCTACCAGGCTGCGCCACTCCCCGACGCGCGCTTCCCCTAGGCGGTGCTTTTACGAAAAGCAAAGGGTTTTTACGCTTCTTTTTGCCGTTGCTCTGAAGCGGAACGATTCACGGCTTTGGAAAAAAATATGGTGGGCCCGGAGGGACTCGAACCCCCGACCTAGCCGTTATGAGCGGCCAGCTCTAACCAACTGAGCTACAGGCCCGTATGAGCAGCTTTTCCAGGCAGATCTCAATGGGATGGTGCGATAGCGGAAGCTGTGATGATTTGGCAAGACCGATCATCGCAATTCGTGCGATTGGCGGTCAGGCGACCCTATTCGCCGGAAGCGGCTTTCACCAGTTCGCCGGTATCGACGGGTTTCACCCCTCTGGCCTCGAGATGGGCGATCACCTCCCGCCACCAGCCGTAGAAACCGTCCAGGTCCTCCTGTGTCCGCACATAAGGCGTATGGCCGGGCGACAACGAGGGAGAGTGGAAGGAGAAAACCAGCAGCCGCAAATCATCGTCCAGCGCGACGTCTATGGCTTCCTTGGTCTCGCGGGCGGAAATGCCCTCGGGCGTCAGGGGGATGCGTTCCAGCATCTTGCTGCGGGAGCAGACGGCATTGACCAGCGGATATTTCTCCATGAACCCCGCAACCACGCCCGCCTGCTTGCGCAACAGCCCGGAATAGACGGTGGTGAGCGGCACTTCGAGAAGCTTGTCGTCGCCCTCGGTCCACCAGAAAGGCTCCGGCCCGACCGCCAGAAAATCCGGACCGCCCTGCCCGCTATAATCGAATCGCGGCCGGATACTGCTGTCCAGGACAAAGCCGTGCTTGACCAGCAACCCGGTCGTGTGCGGCCCGATACCATAGCGTCCGGCGCGAAAAATTACCGGTGTGATGCCGATTCTGTCACGGATCGCGTCGCGCAAGGTGACCAGCTTCTGCTCCTCCAGCTCCTTCGGCAGATTGCCGGCAAAGCTGTTATGAACGTTCACTTGTTCTTCAAAGGGCGGATTGATCCAGGGATGCAGATGCACGCCTATTTCCGCGCTTTTCTTTTCGGCCACGGTCCGGAGAAACGCCACTGCCCGGTCGTCCTGAACGATCGCATAGTCGATAAAATAGACCGGCTTGAAACCCAGGGATTCGGAAAATTGCTGAAAGGCCTGCAATTCGGGAACCGACACGGTCGTATGGCCTTCGCGCTGGAACGGACCGTCCCAGTCAAATTCCTCTTCCGTATCCACAGAGACAAGAAAGCGCCGTCCGAAATTTTCGGGCCAGACGACATGGCTGTCCTGTCGCCGGATTTTCATCGGATGATGACCCTGTGCCGAAATGTCCATCTCCTCGCTGTTGCCCGCATTCTCGCGAAAACAAAGCCATAAACAGACAGTCTATTCTGATTCCGTTTCCCGAATTTTGATTTTGCTAGTCGTCGCTGCCGGAAGGGTCAAGGCAATGTTATCCGCGTTTATGGTCAGCGAACCGCCGGCCGACTGCGCGAGATTCCGCACCAGACGCAGCGAGAATCCCAGGCCCAAAAGCGAGGATTCACCGGCATCCCCATCAATCCCCTGGGATGGATCGAGCAAAATACTTTCGGCAACATCCTTGATCCGCGACGGTCGCGACAAGGTGAACTGGTTGGTCGGCTGCACGCCAATCCGGGTCCGCAATTCGCCCTTCAGCGTTTCCCCGTTCTCGCAGGAAATGATCGCGGCCGACAGCAACCGGGCAAATATCCGTTCCACCGATTCGCCATCGAGCGCGAAGGGGCGAACCGGCTCGGCCTTGCTGATATTGAGTTCGACCACCTTGCTCTGCGTCAGTCCCTGCAGACGCTGCGTCATCCGCTCGAACAGCCAGTCGGCCTTGGTGGTGCCGCTGGATTCGGGCAATTGGCCGGAATCGACCTTCACCGCGATATCGAGATCTTCAAAACCGGCCAGCAGCCGCCGCGCCTCATCCATGATATTGCGGGCCAGCGACCGATATTCATAGGATGCCGGGCCGAACAGCTGCTGCTCGATGATCTCGCTGAACCCGATCACCGCATTCAGCGGAGTGCGCAGTTCGTGGATCAGTTGCTGGAGCTGTTCGCGGCGTTCGACGTCAATGCCGCCATGGCCCGCGTCCTCGGCCATATTGGGTCGCCGCATGATTCCGCGATAGCCCTCGAAACGACCGGTCTCCTCGCTGAAACAGGGGATCGCGCTCATCCGCCAGTCGCCGGTGACAATAGCCGCCCCGCAAAGCCGCATCCGGGCATTTTCCATCGGCATGCGCTGGCGAAAAGCCGCCGCGCCGTAAGCGTCGGGCCCCGGCCCTTCATCGAAAGCCGGCTGGGCAATGGTTACCCCGACGATGGCGCCCATCGGCGGTCCTTCGGTCCAGTTGATCGTACCCGATTCATCGGTTTCAAAACGAATCGTCTCGAGTGATTCGGCAAAAAAGCCCTTGCTGCCGCTGTCGCTGACCGGCGCGCGCGGCATTTCGGCCGGGCGGTTCTTCTGATAGTCGGCGATTTTTTCGACCAGCGCGCTGATCTGCGATTCCGCCAGTTTTTCGGCGGCATCGGCTGACGGTTCGGCCGATGATTCCTTCGCGACATCTGTGTCTGCACCATTTTCGTGCGGCAGCGCTTCCTCTTCGGCTGGCGCGACCGGCTGCTCTTCTGCAACGGCAAAGCCCTGCGCACGCAATATCTGCTGGGCACGGGGTGAAAGCCGTGGAAATGCATCTGCGCAGATTTCCGGTGACAGGTCCGCCGCGGCCATTGCCGCGTCGCAGACCGCGTCGCTGTCGGCGGTCAAATAGACGAGCAGAGGCGCCGAGCGCAAACGGCCGTTCAGCGACTGCACAGCGGTGACGCGATCCTGTTCGGAAACCCGTTCGTGCAGATCGCGCAGCCGGGTCAGGCCCGCCTGTACATCCTGATTCGCCAGTCCTGCCGGTTTTTGCGCCAGAAGATCGATCACTTGTCGCCATTGCGTAGCGGCGCCAGCGCCTTCCGGCAGGCTCCCCTTGAGCACGGTGGTCAGGCGGTCATCGAAGCGCAATATCAGATCCCGAAAATAGGTGGTCTATCCAATTGTTAACTGGGTGATAACCCTTTCGAGCGGCAACGGGAAGGGATGAAAATTTCGCGTCACAATGTGGGACATGGGAGAAAGCGTTGCTTGGACTGCTTATTATATTATAACGATCAAATGATTCGCGAACGGATATTACATCTCTATGGCTGATACGAACCTGGACGAAATTGACCTGAAAATCCTGCAACGGCTGCAGGATGACGGCCGGATTACCAATGTGGAGCTTGCAAACAGCGTCGGTCTGACGGCCCCGCCGTGCCTCCGGCGCATGCGGGCACTGGAAGACGAAGGGGTGATCAACTCCTATCATGCCGCAATTGATCCTGCCAAAATGGGCTATACGATCACGGTCTTCGCGATGGTCAGCCTGAAAAGCCAGGCCGAGGCTGATTTGCAGGCGTTCGAAGAGCATGTGCAGAAGCTTCCGGAAGTCCGCGAATGCTATATGCTGAACGGCGAGATCGATTTCATATTGAAGGTGGTCGCCAAGGATCTCCAGCAATTCCAGAGCTTTCTGACCAGCCAGCTGACCGCAGCACCCAATGTCGCCAGCGTCAAGACATCGCTGACGATCCGCTCGGCCAAACATTTGCCCGGCGTTCCGATCCAGGATTGATCAGGCCGGTTCAGGCATAAAAAAGGGCGCCGCGGGCGCCCTTTTTCAAATTTTCATCTGATAGCCGACTAGCTAGCGGGTTCTACCGGGGCGGCTGGTGCAGGAGCCGCTGCCGGAGCCGCTGGCGCCATCTGCTGTCCAATCCAGGTCTGCCACATTCCAGCCAGCGGTGCACGGGCTCCCGACACCTTGCTGAAGGCCTGTTTGGCTGCGGCATAATTGCCGGCATAGGCATGGGCCGTACCGATACCCATATAGCCGCGGTTCATGTCTGCACTCGGTTTCGCGAGACCGGCTTCATAAAAGGCCACGGCCTTGTCAAAGTCCTTGTACCCCAGCCAGACATCGGCAAAATTCATCATGACCGAGCTGCTGCCGGAACCACGGACCCCGGAAGGCTGGGCTGGCAAGGATGCCTTGTCGGCGGACACTTCACGCCGCGCCGGCACCAGCAGTTCGGCGATCAACGGATGGGATGCACCCACCGTGCCATTCTGCTGGCCTTCTTCGAGAACCGAAACCACTTCACCGAACAGGTTCTTGCGCTGTGCTTCCTCGGCATATTCCTTGTAATCGTTTGAGGTTTTGAGCGCGCCGGTGGTTTTCATGAAACGCAACAGCTCCAGATTCTGGGTGCTGTCGGCCTTCAATGTGCGGCGGGTGGCCGATACGGCGTCGCCCCAGGAATCTCCGGAAGGATAAGCCGCAGCCCATTTTGCCGCCCAGGTCGCATATGTGCCCATGTCACCGGTCGCCAGCGCGCGGTCGCGAGCCAGCCGGTACCATGTTTCCGGCGCCTTGGTCTGGGATGCATTTGCATCCTTGATGATCTGGTCCCACTTGGCGAGACCTTCCGCGGGCATGTTCCGCTTGAAATAAGTCTCGGCCAGCAGCGGTTCGAAATTATTGCCGCGATAGCCGAGATCATAGGCTGCATGGAAATAATGTTCCGCCTCGCTCCAGCGCTCGTCGCCAAAGGCAAAATTACCGAGATAGAAGTTGAACGCGGGAAGCTGCTCCGCCGGCGCCATGCCGCTGGAAACCATGGCCGTCAGGCCCTTTTCCTGCAGACCCTGGTCTTTCAGTTTTACGCCGAGATTGACCGCGAACTGGCCGGCGACAAACTGGTCAAAGCCGGTCCAGGTCTGGGCCAGCACACTTTCCATCAGCGGTTTGGCGGACGCAGGGTCTTCGCCTTCCATCGCCTTCTGGACAGGAACGATCACCGCAGTGAATTCCTTGCTATTCTTGGGGCCTTTCGCCTTTTTCTTTGCGGCCTCGGCTTCCTGCGGCACAGCCGTCAGGGCCAGCGCGCTAACCGTTGCCAATGCGACGGCCATGGAAAAATGAGATAAAAAACGCATGAATATCCTCCGGATGATAATTATTTGGGAGAAACGGGTTCTCCGGAATATGGTTGCACCACACACTCTTGGCCCTATTACCAAGCTTTCTCGTCTTTTCTAGCGTTAATGCGCTGAATAGAGGTTGAACAGTCCGGGCCCGCTGCCACCGGCGACCATCCAGATAGAGTATAATGAGGTAAAATCGCGTGCTTGCAATCATATCCCCCGCCAAATCGCTGGATTTTGAATCCGCCATTCCGGCCACCCCGCCCTCCGAAAACCGCTTTCCCGACGAAACGGAAAAACTGGCCAGCGCGATCAGCAATCTGACGGTCAAGAAGCTGAAAGCCATCATGCCGGTCTCGGACAATCTGATCGCATTGAACCGCAAACGGTACAGCGCATTTTACGAGCAGCCGGAACGGCCCGCGATTTACGCCTATAATGGCGATGTCTATTCCGGCTTCGAGGCCGGCAGCCTCAGCGACGAGGCGATGACCTTTGCCCAGGACCATTTGCGAATCCTCTCCGGCCTCTACGGATTGCTGCGTCCGCTGGACCCTATCCGCCCCCACCGGCTGGAAATGGGCACCAAATGGGCCCCGCGTTACAGTAAGCTGACCGATTTCTGGAAGGACAAGATCGCAGCGGCGCTCGCCGCCGATATGGAGCAGATCGGCAGCGAGACCGTCGTCAATCTGGCGAGCAACGAATATTGGGCCTCGGTTAAACCGCATGTCGCAAAATTGCCCGGCCGGATAATCGAGGTCGATTTCCGCAAGGACGGTCCCGACGGCCCCAAGTTCATCAGCTTCGAAGCCAAGCGCGCCCGCGGCATGATGGCGCGCTATATATGCGAGAATCATCTGACCGATCCGGACGCGCTCAAGGGCTTCGACTATGACGGTTACCGCTATGACCCCGACAGCAGCACGGAAAACAGCCTTCGCTTTCTGCGGACATGAATGCAAAGACCGCCGTGGTGGTCGGCGCGTCCGGCGGGATTGGCGGCGCCGTCGCCGATACATTGGAAGCCGGCGGCGAATATGACACCGTCATCCGCCTGTCGCGATCCGGTGACGGCCCTGTCCGGCTCGACCTGACCTCAGAGGACAGCATCCGCAACGCGGCGGATTGGCTCGCGGACAAGCAGATCACCCCCTCGCTCGTTTTTGTCGCCACCGGTCTGCTTCACGAAGACGGCAAGGGACCGGAGAAAAGCCTGCGTCAGCTGGAGGCGGACTGGCTGATCAGAAATTACCAGGTCAATGCAATTGGCCCCGCGCTCGTGGCCAAATATTTCCTGCCGCTGATGGAAAGAAGCGAGGCGACACGATTCGCCGCACTCTCCGCCCGTGTGGGCAGTATCTCGGACAATCGTCTGGGTGGCTGGTACGGATATCGTGCGTCCAAGGCGGCGCTCAACATGATGATCCGCAACCTGTCCATCGAATGGTCGCGCAAGAATGACCGGGCAATAATCGTCGCGCTGCATCCGGGCACGGTGGACACGGGGCTGAGCGTCCCATTTCAGGGCA comes from Sphingorhabdus sp. YGSMI21 and encodes:
- a CDS encoding PepSY-associated TM helix domain-containing protein; amino-acid sequence: MSARRFFRLTHGWIGAVLALFLVLVAGSGVSLAFMSEMFIAQYGDVLEAEAPATGSAYIEIDEMLAAARDYQGETFMVGGVLMPHSRIPTVSTTLVFGIEEGGDPLNPLMVSVDPWTGEGKGSFLLGDAFSHDMIDFHFELLMGDWGVVFVSILGLSLVGFTITGIWLWWPKKGSALKKMRKPVLRGRWRDKLFQLHGWLAVWTAVLVVFFALTGTATSKPEWFGPLLSNPMEAGPTGGQWAEQCEGSVSLGRAVHQAQQRFPGTEATTLSAFPGTPYMIYLRADGDVNRLMGDTIVWVHPSCEGMMATKQIFAESASEGIGGSMLSIHGGYIFGPVVGPILVVLTGLALIFFSISGVFVFFTRTLRRKAADAAPEIGGHSSSR
- a CDS encoding TonB-dependent receptor gives rise to the protein MKNFVSRRALTALYLAGGSALALSSPALAEEQASNDEALITVTGERIERSLLDTASSVAVFDSARLAEQAGSDRIEQILDIVANVQRGSGDLGVTIRGQDTTGVLIGANAFLGGTRPRATLRLDGRALNYNEFIYGLGPIWDVERIEVFRGPQTTTQGRNAIAGAIFVETKDPTFEFEGAARAIVGNYDTVQTSLALSGPLVEDQLAARISVDRREHDSWMNYADPDIFVGVNREDDDFINVRAKLLFTPTAIPDLELLLTYAHLNANNPQSETADDPIEDRFQAVQNGAHWETKVDSLVFEANYSFSDAWQASVTGTYADSTSERFSPPGAGNSFVEADEYSIEGLLRFAPTDGKLSGLFGISYFAADQDEISDLSAFLGFGDFVDSQRSFGIFGEATLDLTPALHLTVGARWQQDNQDREGALGPVSLDYDKTFDAFLPKAELAYDINEDVVIGVTARKGFNPGGTTISFVTGDIDEFGAETLWSYELFSRASLADGDLLLTGNFFYTDFTNAQRPLISTAAAANGTIVEYTEFANAPSAESYGLELEAVWKASPAVQFRASMGLQESKITETLLPADPMLGKEFQRAPQFNVALGVHLNPIEPLTLDLGLRHNSSYYSDDANNPAFEIDGVTLIDAKAAYNFGSVSPFVYLRNATNEHYKVWQFRAGNASLGDPREYGIGLEMTF
- a CDS encoding polysaccharide deacetylase family protein, with amino-acid sequence MDISAQGHHPMKIRRQDSHVVWPENFGRRFLVSVDTEEEFDWDGPFQREGHTTVSVPELQAFQQFSESLGFKPVYFIDYAIVQDDRAVAFLRTVAEKKSAEIGVHLHPWINPPFEEQVNVHNSFAGNLPKELEEQKLVTLRDAIRDRIGITPVIFRAGRYGIGPHTTGLLVKHGFVLDSSIRPRFDYSGQGGPDFLAVGPEPFWWTEGDDKLLEVPLTTVYSGLLRKQAGVVAGFMEKYPLVNAVCSRSKMLERIPLTPEGISARETKEAIDVALDDDLRLLVFSFHSPSLSPGHTPYVRTQEDLDGFYGWWREVIAHLEARGVKPVDTGELVKAASGE
- a CDS encoding histidine kinase dimerization/phospho-acceptor domain-containing protein, giving the protein MRFDDRLTTVLKGSLPEGAGAATQWRQVIDLLAQKPAGLANQDVQAGLTRLRDLHERVSEQDRVTAVQSLNGRLRSAPLLVYLTADSDAVCDAAMAAADLSPEICADAFPRLSPRAQQILRAQGFAVAEEQPVAPAEEEALPHENGADTDVAKESSAEPSADAAEKLAESQISALVEKIADYQKNRPAEMPRAPVSDSGSKGFFAESLETIRFETDESGTINWTEGPPMGAIVGVTIAQPAFDEGPGPDAYGAAAFRQRMPMENARMRLCGAAIVTGDWRMSAIPCFSEETGRFEGYRGIMRRPNMAEDAGHGGIDVERREQLQQLIHELRTPLNAVIGFSEIIEQQLFGPASYEYRSLARNIMDEARRLLAGFEDLDIAVKVDSGQLPESSGTTKADWLFERMTQRLQGLTQSKVVELNISKAEPVRPFALDGESVERIFARLLSAAIISCENGETLKGELRTRIGVQPTNQFTLSRPSRIKDVAESILLDPSQGIDGDAGESSLLGLGFSLRLVRNLAQSAGGSLTINADNIALTLPAATTSKIKIRETESE
- a CDS encoding Lrp/AsnC family transcriptional regulator, whose amino-acid sequence is MADTNLDEIDLKILQRLQDDGRITNVELANSVGLTAPPCLRRMRALEDEGVINSYHAAIDPAKMGYTITVFAMVSLKSQAEADLQAFEEHVQKLPEVRECYMLNGEIDFILKVVAKDLQQFQSFLTSQLTAAPNVASVKTSLTIRSAKHLPGVPIQD
- a CDS encoding YaaA family protein, with the translated sequence MLAIISPAKSLDFESAIPATPPSENRFPDETEKLASAISNLTVKKLKAIMPVSDNLIALNRKRYSAFYEQPERPAIYAYNGDVYSGFEAGSLSDEAMTFAQDHLRILSGLYGLLRPLDPIRPHRLEMGTKWAPRYSKLTDFWKDKIAAALAADMEQIGSETVVNLASNEYWASVKPHVAKLPGRIIEVDFRKDGPDGPKFISFEAKRARGMMARYICENHLTDPDALKGFDYDGYRYDPDSSTENSLRFLRT
- a CDS encoding SDR family NAD(P)-dependent oxidoreductase, coding for MNAKTAVVVGASGGIGGAVADTLEAGGEYDTVIRLSRSGDGPVRLDLTSEDSIRNAADWLADKQITPSLVFVATGLLHEDGKGPEKSLRQLEADWLIRNYQVNAIGPALVAKYFLPLMERSEATRFAALSARVGSISDNRLGGWYGYRASKAALNMMIRNLSIEWSRKNDRAIIVALHPGTVDTGLSVPFQGNVPPEKLFDSARAARQLLTVLEALKPADSGKIFAWDGTEIQP